TCACAGCGGCCTTTGCGCAGGAAAGAGATGGAGACGCCGAGAACAGCCGCCGCCTCCGTCTCATTGAGCATGAGCGGCAGTCTGTCCCAGTCCACCAGGGGAAGCGCTTCTTTGACGCGGGAACTGACTCTCATGCCGCCCACCTCCTTACAGCGCATTTACAGCGGAACATGCGCCAACAGCCGGGGCGACGTGAAAAACGCCGCGGACGAAGCGAGAAACTATTCAGTTTGCGGTAAAAAGTTTGGGATAGTTGTAGTGGTGTGTGATGTGAAGGCCCGGGCGGGTCTCCTGAGTCTGATTCTCCTGAACTGTCGCCGTTACCTCCGCCGCCGTCGCTGGACGCATGAGCGAAGGCCGGACGTAAAGCTCTGCGGTACGAACGGGCATTGTTGCGGGCGTGAACAGTGACGCGCAAACTTCTGGAGGGCGTCAATAAAACCATTTTCAAAGGTTTGAGGAAATCCGCTCCCTTCGCTGCTGTGACCCTGAACGCTTTTTTGATGAGCTTCGCATAAAGAGGATCGTCCTCTTTGAACGAAGGCGGATCTTCGGGGTTGCCCTGATTTTCCCTGATCTTCATCCTTACCTGCGAGACGACACGGATCGCCTGGGACACGTTTTGCGCTCCGAGCGCGACCGCGCAGAAAACAATCGCCGAAAAGAAACTGGCGACACCCGTATAGCTTGCCCACTTCGCGCCTGTTCTCTGAAAAACGGCAAGCAGCGCGATCATGAATAAGAATGACGCGAAACTACAGGTGAGCGCGATGTTGGACAGCCTGCTTGATTTGTTGAACACACGTTTTATCAACCGGTCAAATGTCAAAACTTCTCAACTCCTTCCCATTCCGGGACTTTCAAACTTTGTTTCATCATAACGCCAATTTCATGCTCTTTTGATGCCTTGTTCCGTCCTTGTTCCAAAAATTCAACTCCTTCCGTTCTCATACGAATCTCCAACTCTTTCCTCTACGCCATGTTTATACCATAAGTTCGTTCTTCTTTTGACATCATAAGCCTTTATTTGTGTTTTCGCTTCCGGTGCAAGGCATCGAGAAACCTGATGTTCATCTCATTTCGTTAATGTTGATAATAACCTATTTTATGATGAAGTCAAGTCTGTAAAATTAGATAACATAATAACTTAAACGAAAACTATAGAACGTTGTGGAACAAAATAGAACAAGGAGGAAAAAAGAAGCCAAACAAAAAAATCAACTTGGAATATGCAGAAAGAAAAGACTTCCTTATGAAAACGGCAAGGAGACGGCAAAGAAAATAAATAGGGCTCAGGAGAAATCCCCTGAACCCTTGATTTTACTGGAGCCGGTGAACAGATTCGAACTGTTGACCTGCGCATTACGAGTGCGCTGCTCTACCCCTGAGCCACACCGGCGCTTTCTCTAAAGAAACGAGACTCTGCCAAATATACAGTATCTTCGCCTCTTCCACATCACGAAGGAACATTCTATCAGGTTGCATTACGTTTGACAAGGTCAACTTCGTCGGATTGTCGCCGGCCGGTGATAACGTCTGGTATGGGAGAACAGTCGCGCCAATGAAGGGCCTTTGAGAGTTGGACCCGTTCTCTTGACATCGACGGCGGCATCACGCATAATAAAAACATAATACCTTTCAATTCAGTACAGATTTTACTCATAAGAGTTACTCGCAGTCAGGCTTCAGCGGTATTTCTCGATTACCTTCGGCAGGAGAAGGGCAGGGGAGTTGTCGTAAGACAGGCGAGGAGGTGAAGAGTGTTACTCTCGAAAGAATCTGTGGTTTCCATGTTTCGTTCCGTGGCCCTCATCTGGCAGCAAAATGCCGATTCTCTCAGCGACATCGACTCTCGTTTCGGTGATGGGGACCATGGCGTTACAATCGGAAAAATGGCGGCCCTGACTTTGGAGCGCCTCGACAGCTGGAAAGAGGAAAGCATCAAGGATTTCATCGAGGACCTGAGCACGGGCTTCATGGGCATCAGCGGCGGCAGCGCGGGGCCTTTGTACGGGACGTTGGTCGAAGGGCTGGCGGAGCCTCTGACTGATGAAACGGCAATAGACGCGACCACGCTGAAGGCCATGCTGACAGGCAGCCGGGAATCGCTTTTTGAGATCACGAAAGCCCGTGTGGGAGATAAAACCATGATGGACGCCCTGATCCCGGCCGTGGATGCCGCGTGTCAGGCGGAAAACGACGTGGTGAAGGTTCTTCAGGCGGCGTCAGGGGCGGCCCTTCAGGGGGCAAAGGATACCGCGAACATGGTAGCGAAGT
This sequence is a window from Synergistaceae bacterium. Protein-coding genes within it:
- a CDS encoding dihydroxyacetone kinase subunit L produces the protein MLLSKESVVSMFRSVALIWQQNADSLSDIDSRFGDGDHGVTIGKMAALTLERLDSWKEESIKDFIEDLSTGFMGISGGSAGPLYGTLVEGLAEPLTDETAIDATTLKAMLTGSRESLFEITKARVGDKTMMDALIPAVDAACQAENDVVKVLQAASGAALQGAKDTANMVAKFGRARSYGEKTLGTPDVGAASTALLFQGFLYGVEKQG